The following is a genomic window from Bordetella petrii.
GCCGAAAGGTCCAGCGCCACGTCGGGCCACTGTCCCCGAAAGGCATCCAGCGCCGGCATCAGCCACTGAAAGCATGAGTGGCATTCAATGGCCAGATGCAGCCGCCCTGTACGCCCGGCCGCGAGCTTTTGCAGTTCACGCTCCGTGGCGCGCAGGCGCGGCAGGATTTCATCGGCCAGCGCCAGCACCCTCAGCCCGGCGGTGGTGAGACGGGCAGGGCGAGTGCGCCGGTTCAGCAGCGGGGTGCCCAGCCGGGTTTCGAGGTCGCGCAACTGATGCGATAGCGCCGATTGCGTCAGGTGCAGGCGTTCGGCGGCTTCTTGCAGGCTGCCGCCATCGCGTATGGCTGACAGGGTTTCGAGATGGCGGATTTCAAGCATGGCGGATCTGCTGGCCGAATAAGGGCTGCGGGGTGCGACTAGCGCTAGTTACATGAATAAATCTCAACAAATATATGTTGAGTTTGATTTTGCTGCAAGTTGACTTGAGCGCAGAATAGCATCCGAGTTGAATAAATTTGGTCTTCTTGGATATTTATATGACTATTACTCATAATTTGGGGTTCCCGCGCATCGGGGCGCAGCGTGAACTGAAGCGGGCGGTCGAGGCCTACTGGAGTGGCAAGAAAACGGCAGCCGATCTGGAAGAGACCGGCCGCGAGTTGCGTGCGGCGCATTGGCAGCGCCAGGCAGCCTCGGGGCTGCAATGGGTGCCCGTGGGCGATTTCGCCTGGTACGACCACATCCTGGAATGGACGACGTTGCTGGGCGCCGTGCCGGCCCGCTTCGGGCAGCCCGAAGGCCAGCCGGTCAGTCTGGACACGCTGTTTCGCATGGGCCGCGGGCGAGCGCCCAGCGGCACGCCCACGGCGGCCTGCGAGATGACCAAGTGGTTCGATACCAACTATCACTACATCGTGCCCGAACTGGTGCCGGGCCAGACGTTCCGTATTGCCCGCGAATATCTATTCGAGCAAGTCCAAGAAGCCCAGGCGCTGGGTCATCAGGTCAAGCCCGTGATTCCGGGCCCGCTGACCTGGTTGTGGCAGGGCAAGGGCGACGCCTACGCCGGCGGCGCCAGCGACGCGGCCAAGCTGCAACTGCTGGATACGCTGCTGCCAGTCTATGCCGAGGTGCTGGCTCGCCTGGCGCGGCTGGGCGTCGAGTGGGTGCAGATCGACGAACCTATCCTGGTGCTGGACCTGCCCCAGGCCTGGCGTGACGCCTTCCGTACCGCTTACGCGCGCCTGGCCGACGCTCCCGTCAAGCTGCTGGTGGCGACGTATTTCGGCGGCTTGAACGACAATCTGGCTACCGCGCTGGCCTTGCCCGTGGCTGGCCTGCACGTGGACCTGATCCGCGCGCCGGGCCAGTTGCAAGACGTGGCGGCGGGGCTGCGGCCCGGCCAGGTGCTGTCAGCCGGCATCATCGACGGCCGCAACATCTGGCGCACCGACCTGGACGCGGCGCTGGCCGCGCTGGCGCCGGCTCGCCAGCTGTTGGGCGAGCGCCTGTGGCTGGCGCCCTCGTGCTCGCTGCTGCACGTGCCGGTCGACCTGGCAAATGAAACCGACCTGGATGCCGAGCTGCGCAGCTGGCTGTCGTTCGCCGCGCAGAAACTCGACGAACTGGGTTTGCTGGGCCGCGCGCTGGCCGATGCCCGGGCGCCCGGCGTGGACGAGGCACTGGCGGCCCAGCGCGCCGCGCTGCGGGCGCGGCGCCAGTCGGCGCGCATCCACAACCCGGCCGTGGGCCGCCGCATGGCCGAATCGAATGCGGTTACGCGCGAGCGGGCGCCGTTTGCCGAGCGCATTGCGCGCCAGCAGCAACTGCTGAAGTTGCCGGCGTTTCCCACCACCACCATCGGCTCGTTCCCGCAAACCGCCGAAATCCGTGCCCTGCGGCGCGACTGGAAATCGGGCGCCCTGAGCGATTCGGCCTACGAGGCGGCAATTCGCAAGGAAATCGAGTCGGTCATCCGGTTCCAGGAAAAAATCGGCCTGGACGTGCTGGTGCATGGCGAGCCCGAGCGCAACGACATGGTGGAGTACTTTGGCGAGCTGCTGGCCGGCTTTGCCTTCACCCGCAATGGCTGGGTGCAGAGCTACGGGTCGCGCTGCGTCAAGCCGCCGATCATTTTTGGCGACGTGGCGCGCCCGGCGCCCATGACCGTGGGCTGGTCGTCGTACGCCCAGTCCCTGACCGACAAGCCCGTCAAGGGCATGCTGACCGGTCCGGTCACCATCCTGCAATGGTCGTTCGTGCGCGACGACCAGCCGCGCGAGCAGACTTGCCGCCAGCTGGCGCTGGCCCTGCGCGACGAGGTGGTCGACCTGGAGCAGGCCGGGGTGCGCGTCATCCAGATCGACGAGCCGGCCATTCGCGAAGGCTTGCCGCTGCGCCGCGCCGACTGGCAGGCTTACCTGGACTGGGCGGTGGATTGCTTCCGCCTGTCCACCGCCGGCGTGGCGGCCGACACGCAGATCCACACCCATATGTGCTATTCGGAATTCAATGACATCATCGAATCCATTGCCGCGATGGATGCCGACGTCATCACGATCGAGACCTCGCGCTCGAACATGGAATTGCTCAAGGCCTTCGAAGACTTCCGCTACCCGAATGACATCGGGCCCGGCGTCTACGATATTCATTCGCCGAACGTGCCCGACGTAGACTGGATGGTGGGCCTGATGCGCAAGGCCGCCGGGCGGCTGCCCAGCGAGCGTTTGTGGGTCAATCCTGACTGCGGCCTGAAAACCCGCGCCTGGCCCGAAACCGAGGCCGCGCTGGTCGGCATGGTCGAGGCGGCGCGCGCCCTGCGGGCTGGCTGATCCGCGCTGTTCCGTGGCGCCGCCCGCCTGCGCGGGCGGCGGTTCCCGTCCGCGACGCGCGCCGGGGGCCTGCGTTATACTCCCCAGGATTTGCTGCTTTGCGTCAATTGTCCTGAAAACGCAGGCCGTCCATGCCCTTGCCACCGTCGAAAGTCTCCCGCCAGCCCCTGCATACGCGTTCCATACGCGTGCAGTCCTACGGGCGCGACGACGGGTTGTGGGACCTCGAAGCCGAACTCATCGACGTCAAGGCCTACGACTTCCCCAGGCATAACGGCGACATCTTCCAGGCAGGCCGCCCCATCCACCACATGCATTTGCGCATCACCATCGATGAAGCGTTCACCATCGTGGCGGCCCAGGCAGTCTATGACGCGGCACCCTACGAACAGCAATGTTCGGCCATCGAAGCCTCGTACGCGGGGCTGATAGGCATGAACCTGCTCAAGGGGTTTCGGCGCCAGGTCAAAGAGCGCTTTGGCCATACCGCGGGCTGTACCCACATGACCGAACTGTCGCAGGTGTTGCCCACCGCGGCGGTGCAGACCATGGCCAACCGCCGGCGCCAGAACAGCAATCCAGGCGTGCGTCCATTCCAGCTGGACGGCTGTCATGCCTTGCGCACCGACGGCCCGGTGGTGCTTGAGCACTATCCCAAGTGGTACACCGGGGATAGCGCTGAAGCGGCGGACGCGCTTTCCGACTCCCCCTCTCTTTCTCATTCGTCCTGACAGGTAACACATGAAAATCCACGAGTATCAAGGCAAGGAACTGCTGAAGCAATTTGGCGTCCCCGTGCCGCGCGGGATCCCCGCTTTTTCCGTCGACGAGGCCGTGGCTGCCGCTGAAAAGCTGGGTGGGCCGGTATGGGTCGTGAAGGCGCAGATCCACGCCGGTGGCCGTGGCAAGGGCGGTGGCGTGAAGCTGGCGCGTTCGCTCGACGACGTACGCAAGCTGGCCTCTGAAATCCTGGGCATGCAACTGGTCACGCACCAGACCGGCCCCGAAGGGCAGAAGGTCAACCGCCTGTACATCGAAGACGGCGCCGACATCCAGAAGGAATACTACGTGTCGCTGGTCACCGACCGCGCCACGCAGAAGGTCGCCATCATCGCTTCGAGCGAAGGCGGCATGGACATCGAAGAAGTCGCCCATTCGACGCCCGAGAAAATCATCACCGAATACATCGACCCGCTCACCGGCCTGCAAGCCGAGCAGGCCAAGAAGGTGGCGGAATCCATCGGCCTGTCGGGCGGCTCGGCCGACCAGGCTGCCGACGTGTTCCAGAAGCTGTACACGTGCTACATGGACACCGACGCCTCGCTGGTGGAAATCAACCCCCTGAACTGCGACAGCAAGGGCAATATCATCGCCCTGGACGCCAAGTTCAACTTCGATTCCAACGCGCTGTTCCGCCACCCCGAGATCGTCGCCTACCGCGACCTCGACGAAGAAGATCCCGCTGAAATCGAAGCCAGCAAATTCGACCTGGCCTACATCCAGCTCGACGGCAACATCGGCTGCCTGGTCAACGGCGCCGGCCTGGCCATGGCCACCATGGACACCATCAAGCTGTTCGGCGGCGAGCCGGCCAACTTCCTGGACGTTGGCGGCGGCGCCACGGCCGAGAAAGTGACCGAAGCCTTCAAGATCATGCTCAAGAACAAGGGCGTGAAGGCCATTCTGGTCAACATCTTCGGCGGCATCATGCGCTGCGACGTCATCGCCGAAGGCGTGATCACCGCGTGCAAGGCCGTCAACCTGAACGTGCCGCTGGTCGTCCGCATGAAGGGCACCAACGAAGAACTGGGCAAGAAAATGCTGGCCGACTCGGGGCTGCCCATCATCAGCGCCGACACCATGGCCGAAGCGGCCACCCGCGTCGTAGCCGCCGTCAAATAAATTGCCAAGGATTCACAAATGTCGATTCTGATCAACAAGGACACCAAAGTCATCACCCAAGGCATCACGGGCAAGACGGGCCAGTTCCACACCCGCATGTGCCGTGAATATGCCAATGGCAAAGCCGCCTTCGTGGCTGGCGTGCATCCCAAGAAGGCCGGCGAGGACTTCGAAGGCGTGCCCATCTTCGGCAGCGTGCAAGACGCCAAAGACAAAACCGGCGCCACCGTCTCGGTGATCTACGTGCCGCCCGCGGGCGCCGCCGCCGCCATCTGGGAAGCGGTCGAGGCCGAGCTGGACCTGGTCATCTGCATTACCGAAGGCATTCCGGTGCGCGACATGCTCGAAGTCAAGAACCGCATGAAGGCCAAGAACAGCAAGACCCTGCTGCTGGGCCCGAACTGCCCCGGCCTGATCACGCCCGACGAAATCAAGATCGGCATCATGCCCGGCCACATCCATCGCAAGGGCCGCATCGGCATCGTCAGCCGCTCGGGTACCCTGACGTACGAAGCCGTGGCGCAGGTCACCGAACTCGGCCTGGGCCAGTCCAGCGCCGTGGGCATCGGCGGCGATCCCATCAACGGTCTGAAGCACGTCGACGTGCTCAAGCTGTTCAACGACGATCCCGACACCGACGCCGTCATCATGATCGGTGAAATCGGCGGCCCCGACGAAGTCAACGCCGCGCAGTGGGCCAAAGACAACATGAAGAAACCCGTGGTCGGCTTCATCGCCGGCGTCACGGCGCCTCCGGGCAAGCGCATGGGCCACGCCGGCGCGCTGATCTCGGGCGGCGCCGACACGGCCGACGCCAAGCTCGAAGTGATGGAAGCGTGCGGCATCCGCACCACGCGCAATCCGTCCGAAATGGGCAAGCTGCTGAAGTCCGTGCTGTAATCAGGCAACGGGTCTCGCCCCAAAAAGCCCGCCCCGGCGGGCTTTTTTAACGGGCGGGGGTCCGTTTGCCGCCCCGCCGGCCTGCGAACTATAAAATAAGCGCACCGGCACCCCGCGTACATTCAAAAATAATCCGCCGCACGCCCACAAGGCGCGCCAGGCAGCGGCCATCCAAATCGCTCGCGCACCCGCGATGGCCTGTACGTCCAACATTTGTTACTGACACCTAGGGGATCATCTAGGAAAGAGAGGAATGGAACTCACTTCAGCCGCATTCTGGATTGCCCTGCTGCAAATCATCTGGGTCAATATCCTGCTATCCGGCGACAACGCCGTGGTCATCGCGCTTGCCGCGCGCTCGCTGCCTCCCACGCAGCAGAAAAAGGCTATCGTGGTCGGCTCGGCCGCCGCGATCATCATGCGTATCATCCTGACCCTGGTCGCGGCGAAGCTGTTGCTGCTGCCCTGGTTGAAGCTGATCGGCGCACTGCTGCTGGTTTACATCGGCGTGTCGCTGCTATTGCCCGAAGGCGAAGACGATGGGGACGGCAAACAGCATGGCAGTCTGCTGTCGGCCATTCGCACCATCATGATCGCCGATCTGGTAATGAGCCTGGACAACGTCGTGGCCGTGGCCGCCGCCGCCATGGGCGACACCACGCTGCTCGTGGTCGGACTGGCGATCAGCATCCCGCTGGTGATTTTTGGCAGCACCCTGCTGCTCAAGGTCATCGAACGCTTTCCCATCATCGTATGGGTGGGGGCGGCGCTGCTGGGTTTTATCGCCGGCGAGCTGCTGGTGGGCGATCCCGCGCTGGAGGAACCTGTCGCGCGTATCGACACGGCGCTGGGCCTGACGCAGCACCAGCTGGCCTTGGGCGCGGGGGTAGTGGGCGCCCTGGTCGTACTGGCGCTGGGGAAAATTTTCCTGGCCCGTCAAAAAGTGCTGACGCAAAGCTGAACTACAATAATAGATTCGATACGCACGGCGGAGTGCCTCGCGCACACCGCCAGCGCCGGTGCGCGGCCGGCGTTGCGTAATTGTTTCGTCAAATAAATCCCCGGGGGGTCAAAGTGCTTGAGTTTTTCCAGACGCTGAGTTGGGCGGCGGTGTTCCAAATCATTCTTATCGACATCCTGCTGGGTGGCGATAACGCCGTGGTCATCGCGCTCGCTTGCCGCAATCTGGCACCCAAGCAACGCATGCAGGGCATCCTGTGGGGTACCGCCGGCGCCATCATCCTGCGCGTCGTTCTCATTGCCTTCGCCCTGACCCTGCTGGCCATTCCGTTCCTCAAGATCATCGGCGCCTTGCTGCTGCTCTGGATCGGCGTCAAGCTGCTTCTTCCCGAAGACGACGGCCATGGCAACATCAAGGGCGGCACGTCCATTGCCTCGGCGGTCAAGACCATCATCGTGGCCGACTTCGTCATGAGCCTGGACAACGTCATCGCCATCGCCGGCGCGGCCCAGAACGCCCACGAAGGTCACCAGATCGGCCTGGTCGCGTTCGGTCTGATCGTGAGCGTGCCCATCATCATCTGGGGCAGCACCCTGGTGCTCAAGCTCATCGACCGCTACCCGCTGGTTGTCACCTTCGGCGCTGGCCTGCTGGGCTGGATCGCCGGCGGCATGTTCATTACCGACGTGGTCGTAGAGAATCAATTCGGCCCCCAGCCGAGTACGGTTAAAATCGCTGCCGAAGTCATCGGCGCACTGTTGGTCATTCTCGTGGGGCGGTGGCTGGCCAGCCGTAAGAATGCCTCCAAGGAATCCACCCATGAGTCTGCGTAAAAACGACAACCCCGAAGCCGGCCTGAGCCTGTTGCAAGGCCTGCTGGTGCTGGCCATCCTGGGCGTCATTGCCTCGGTCATTTTTGCCAGCCTGGCCTGACGCCGTTCGTGTCCGTTCCGCAACGCCTCGTCATTGCCACCCGCGCGAGCCGGCTTGCCCTCTGGCAGGCCGAGCACGTGCGTGACCGCCTACGCGCGCTGTATCCCGCCTGCGCCGTCGAACTGCTCACGCTCACCACGCGCGGCGACCAAATCCTCGACCGCACGCTGTCCAAGGTGGGCGGCAAGGGGCTGTTCGTCAAAGAACTCGAAACCGCCTTGCTCGACGGCCGGGCCGACCTCGCCGTGCATTCGCTGAAAGACGTCCCGGTCGACCTGCAGGCGCCATTCGAGCTGTGCGCCATTCTCGAGCGCGCCGATCCCCGCGACGCGTTCGTGTCCAATCAGTACACCACGCTGGCCGACCTGCCGGCCGGCGCGGTCGTGGGCACGTCGAGCCTGCGGCGCGAATCCCAGATTCGCCAGCGTTATCCGCACTTGTCGGTCAAGCCGCTGCGGGGCAACCTGGATACCCGCCTGAGCAAACTCGACCGCGGCGACTACGCCGCCATCGTGCTGGCGGCTGCCGGCCTGCAGCGCCTTGGCATGGGTGAGCGCATCCGCAGCCTGCTCGAACCCGAAGACAGCCTGCCGGCGGCCGGGCAGGGGGCATTGGGTATCGAAATCCGCAACGACCGCAACGATCTGCGCGAGTGGCTGGCGCCGCTGGCCTGTTCGCGCACCACCGCCTGCGTGGTGGCCGAACGTGCCGTGTCGCGCGCCCTGGGCGGCTCGTGCCAGGTGCCGCTCGCTGCCTATGCCGAACTCAACGGCAACAGCCTGGCGCTGCGCGCCCTGGTGGCTTCGCCCGACGGCACCCGTGTCATTCGCAGCCAGCATGCCGGCCCGGCTGAACAGGCCCAGGCCATCGGCCAGGCTGCCGCGCAAGAGCTGCTGTCCAACGGCGCCGACGCCATCCTGGCCGAACTGCAAGACCCGCCCGCGTCCTGAGCACGCTGGCCGCCAACGATCCGGGCCGTCTATGGGAGTGCCCATGTCGCGCATCGCCATCCTGACCCGCCCAGACAGCCGCAACGAAGCGCTGGCGCGCGAACTGCGCGCCGCGGGCTGGCACGTGCTGGAGCTGCCGGCGCTCGAAATTCGTCCCTTGCCCGTGCAGCCGGCGGCGTTGCCTCTGCCGCAAGACCACGATCTGGTCGTTTTTGTCAGCGGCAACGCGGCGCGCCTGTATATGACCCAACTGCGGGACGTGGCGGGGCAGGCTGCCTGGCCGCTTGCCACGGCGGCGGCTACCGTGGGGCCGGCTAGCGCGCGCGCCTTGCGCAACCTGCCAGGGTTTGGCGCGGATACAACAGTGCTGTGCCCGCCGCCCGAGGCGCCCACCCACGATTCCGAAGCCCTGTGGGCGGTGTTGCGCGCGCGCGGGCCCTTGCCGCGCCGTGTTCTGCTGGTACGGGGCACGCAAGGCCGCGATTGGCTGGCCGAACGGCTCGAGGCCGCCGGAGCACAGGTGTTCCGGCATGCCGTGTACCAGCGCCAACCCGCACCGTGGCCCGCGGCGGCCGTGCGGCAGCTGCACGACTGGGCCGGGCAGGGCGCGCAGCCTACGTGGCTGCTGACCAGCGGCGAGGGCCTGGCGGCCGTGCAGGCGCAGGTTCGGCAACTGGGGCTGCATGACTGGTGGCGCGCCTGCCCCTGCATCGTCACGCATCCCGCGCTGGCCCGGCGCCTGCAGCACGACGCGGGTGGCGACGCGCCCGCCCCGATGGTAAAAGTTTGCTTGCCGGTCGATGAAGCGATCCTTGCCGCTTTTGTTGCGGCTTGATTCGAAGTTTTGGCTTTTCACCGAATACAATCGCGTCTATGACAAACCAGACCCCCGCTACCGAATCGGCCGCCTCCGCGGCAGCCCCGGGCACAGGTTCGCCCGCCACGCCGCCGTCCGGCGCGTCCAAGGCCAAAGCGAAGGCCAAAGATAGCCGGCCTTCCAGTGCGGTAGGCACCTTGACAGCGGCGCTAGTCATCGTGCTTCTGCTGGCAGTGGGGCTGGGCTGGGCGCTGTGGCTGCAGCGCAAGCAATTTCTGGCGGCCGGCCACGAAGTCGCCACGCGCCTCGAAGCGCTGGAACAGTCGGCCGCGCAAAGCCGCAAAGACGCCCGCGAGGCATTGGCCCTGGCGCAGGCGCAGGCTGGCCGGGTCGCCGAGCTGCAAGACCAGGCCGAGGAAGCCAAGAGCCGTTACGACGACCTGCAGCAGGCCTGGCAAACCTTCAGCGGCGGCGCCAGCGACGAACTGCTCGCCAACGACATCGAACGCCTGCTTGTGCTGGCCAATCAGCAATTGCGGCTGGCGGGCAACGTGAACAACGCCATCGTCGCCCTTGAAACCGCCCAGTCGCGGCTGGCGCACGCCGACCGCCCGCGCTTTGCCAGCCTGCAGCAAAGCATCAATGGCGACCTCGACCGCCTGCGCGCCGTGGCCACCATCGACATTCCCACTCAATCCAGCCGCATCGACCGCCTGGCCGGCCTGGTGTCCAAAGCTCCCATGCTGGTGCCCGATGCCGCGGCGCCCGACGCCAATACCGACGGCGCCCCGGCCGCGCGCCAGGCGCCCGTGCCTCCCGAAACCGACCCTCGGGCCGGGCTGCCCGCCGACGCCGCCTGGTGGCAGGTGTGGCGCGCCGAGATCGCCTCGTGGCCGGGCCGGGCCGGCAGCGCGCTGGCTCACGAACTGGGCGATCTCATCAGCATTCAGCGCGTCGACCAGCCGGCCGCGCTGATGCTGTCGGCCGAGCAGGCCGGGCAGGCTCGCGCTGCCCTGCGCCAGCGCCTGATGACGGCGCAACTGGCCATGCTGATGCGCCAGCCCGAAGTCTGGAAGAACGAACTCGATAACGTCGTCAGCGCCTTGCGCACCTATTACGACATGCGCTCGCCCGATACGCAAGCCGCGCTGCGCCTGGCCCAAGACCTGGCGCAAACCGACATCGCGGTGCGCCTGCCCGACGTCAGCGACAGCCTGGCCGGCGTGGCCGCGCTGCGCGCCGCCGGTTTCGACGCGAACCAACAGGACTGACGCATGCGTACCTGGTTCTGGACTCTGCTGCTTGCTGTCGTCGCCGTCGCTTTGGCTGTCGTCTTGCGTAGCCATGCCGGCAATGTCATGGTGCTGGTGTGGCCGTGGCGCATCGAACTGTCGCTGACGCTGGCCGTGCTGCTGGTGCTGGCGCTATTTGTGGCGTTGTACGTGGGCTTGCGCCTGCTGGCGTGGCTGCTCGCCATTCCCGACCGCATGCGCGCATGGCGCGGCCAGCGCGCCCAGGCGCGCGACCACGAACTGCTTGAACGCGGCTGGACTGAACTGCTCGAAGGCCGTTTCGCCCACGCCGAAAAAGACCTGTCCAAGCTGCTCGAGCAAACCCGCGTACCCAGCCGCCGCGTGCTGGCGGCCCTGTCCGCGGCGCGCGCCGCCCATGGCCTGGGCGAATTCGAACGCCGCGACCGCCTGCTCGAGTCGGCGCGCGAACACGCCAAGGGCAACGCCGGCCTGCAGGAAGCCATTGCCACTGTGTCGGCAGATCAACTGCTCGACCAGGGCAGGGCGCAAGAGGCCCTGGCCGTGCTGGCGCCGCTACAAGACGGCGGCGTGCGCCACCTGCACACCATGCGGTTGCTGTTGCGTGCCGAGGCCGCCCTGAACCACCACGACCGCGTCTTCACGCTGGCGCGGGGCCTGCTGCGCCGCAATGCGCTGTCCAAGACTGAAGCCGCGCATCTTATCGATTCCGCGGGCGCGGCGCGCTTGCGCGCGTCGGCCGCGTCGGGCACCGATGCCTGGCGCGCCGTCTGGAAAGACCTGAAAAGCGACGAACGCACCTTGCCCGAGATCGCCCTGGCCGGCGCCACCGCCTTCGAGGCCGCGGGCGAACCCGCCGAGGCGGCGCGCGTGCTCGAGGCCGCTGTGCCGGTGCATTTCACGCCGTCGCTGGTGGCGGCTTATGCACGGTGCGACGCCGACCAGGTGCCGCGCCGCCTGGCCAAGGCCGAAGGCTGGCTGCAGAAGCGTCCGGCCGACGCCGATCTGCTCGCCGCGCTGGGCATGCTGTGCCTGAACGGGCAGTTGTGGGGCCAGGCCGAACGCTACCTGCAGCGCAGCCTGGGGTTCCGCAACGATTCCCATACCCATGCGTTGTTGG
Proteins encoded in this region:
- a CDS encoding TerC family protein, which translates into the protein MELTSAAFWIALLQIIWVNILLSGDNAVVIALAARSLPPTQQKKAIVVGSAAAIIMRIILTLVAAKLLLLPWLKLIGALLLVYIGVSLLLPEGEDDGDGKQHGSLLSAIRTIMIADLVMSLDNVVAVAAAAMGDTTLLVVGLAISIPLVIFGSTLLLKVIERFPIIVWVGAALLGFIAGELLVGDPALEEPVARIDTALGLTQHQLALGAGVVGALVVLALGKIFLARQKVLTQS
- the metE gene encoding 5-methyltetrahydropteroyltriglutamate--homocysteine S-methyltransferase; protein product: MTITHNLGFPRIGAQRELKRAVEAYWSGKKTAADLEETGRELRAAHWQRQAASGLQWVPVGDFAWYDHILEWTTLLGAVPARFGQPEGQPVSLDTLFRMGRGRAPSGTPTAACEMTKWFDTNYHYIVPELVPGQTFRIAREYLFEQVQEAQALGHQVKPVIPGPLTWLWQGKGDAYAGGASDAAKLQLLDTLLPVYAEVLARLARLGVEWVQIDEPILVLDLPQAWRDAFRTAYARLADAPVKLLVATYFGGLNDNLATALALPVAGLHVDLIRAPGQLQDVAAGLRPGQVLSAGIIDGRNIWRTDLDAALAALAPARQLLGERLWLAPSCSLLHVPVDLANETDLDAELRSWLSFAAQKLDELGLLGRALADARAPGVDEALAAQRAALRARRQSARIHNPAVGRRMAESNAVTRERAPFAERIARQQQLLKLPAFPTTTIGSFPQTAEIRALRRDWKSGALSDSAYEAAIRKEIESVIRFQEKIGLDVLVHGEPERNDMVEYFGELLAGFAFTRNGWVQSYGSRCVKPPIIFGDVARPAPMTVGWSSYAQSLTDKPVKGMLTGPVTILQWSFVRDDQPREQTCRQLALALRDEVVDLEQAGVRVIQIDEPAIREGLPLRRADWQAYLDWAVDCFRLSTAGVAADTQIHTHMCYSEFNDIIESIAAMDADVITIETSRSNMELLKAFEDFRYPNDIGPGVYDIHSPNVPDVDWMVGLMRKAAGRLPSERLWVNPDCGLKTRAWPETEAALVGMVEAARALRAG
- a CDS encoding TerC family protein; the protein is MLEFFQTLSWAAVFQIILIDILLGGDNAVVIALACRNLAPKQRMQGILWGTAGAIILRVVLIAFALTLLAIPFLKIIGALLLLWIGVKLLLPEDDGHGNIKGGTSIASAVKTIIVADFVMSLDNVIAIAGAAQNAHEGHQIGLVAFGLIVSVPIIIWGSTLVLKLIDRYPLVVTFGAGLLGWIAGGMFITDVVVENQFGPQPSTVKIAAEVIGALLVILVGRWLASRKNASKESTHESA
- the hemC gene encoding hydroxymethylbilane synthase; translation: MSVPQRLVIATRASRLALWQAEHVRDRLRALYPACAVELLTLTTRGDQILDRTLSKVGGKGLFVKELETALLDGRADLAVHSLKDVPVDLQAPFELCAILERADPRDAFVSNQYTTLADLPAGAVVGTSSLRRESQIRQRYPHLSVKPLRGNLDTRLSKLDRGDYAAIVLAAAGLQRLGMGERIRSLLEPEDSLPAAGQGALGIEIRNDRNDLREWLAPLACSRTTACVVAERAVSRALGGSCQVPLAAYAELNGNSLALRALVASPDGTRVIRSQHAGPAEQAQAIGQAAAQELLSNGADAILAELQDPPAS
- a CDS encoding DUF2889 domain-containing protein, which encodes MPLPPSKVSRQPLHTRSIRVQSYGRDDGLWDLEAELIDVKAYDFPRHNGDIFQAGRPIHHMHLRITIDEAFTIVAAQAVYDAAPYEQQCSAIEASYAGLIGMNLLKGFRRQVKERFGHTAGCTHMTELSQVLPTAAVQTMANRRRQNSNPGVRPFQLDGCHALRTDGPVVLEHYPKWYTGDSAEAADALSDSPSLSHSS
- a CDS encoding uroporphyrinogen-III C-methyltransferase; translation: MTNQTPATESAASAAAPGTGSPATPPSGASKAKAKAKDSRPSSAVGTLTAALVIVLLLAVGLGWALWLQRKQFLAAGHEVATRLEALEQSAAQSRKDAREALALAQAQAGRVAELQDQAEEAKSRYDDLQQAWQTFSGGASDELLANDIERLLVLANQQLRLAGNVNNAIVALETAQSRLAHADRPRFASLQQSINGDLDRLRAVATIDIPTQSSRIDRLAGLVSKAPMLVPDAAAPDANTDGAPAARQAPVPPETDPRAGLPADAAWWQVWRAEIASWPGRAGSALAHELGDLISIQRVDQPAALMLSAEQAGQARAALRQRLMTAQLAMLMRQPEVWKNELDNVVSALRTYYDMRSPDTQAALRLAQDLAQTDIAVRLPDVSDSLAGVAALRAAGFDANQQD
- a CDS encoding heme biosynthesis HemY N-terminal domain-containing protein, coding for MRTWFWTLLLAVVAVALAVVLRSHAGNVMVLVWPWRIELSLTLAVLLVLALFVALYVGLRLLAWLLAIPDRMRAWRGQRAQARDHELLERGWTELLEGRFAHAEKDLSKLLEQTRVPSRRVLAALSAARAAHGLGEFERRDRLLESAREHAKGNAGLQEAIATVSADQLLDQGRAQEALAVLAPLQDGGVRHLHTMRLLLRAEAALNHHDRVFTLARGLLRRNALSKTEAAHLIDSAGAARLRASAASGTDAWRAVWKDLKSDERTLPEIALAGATAFEAAGEPAEAARVLEAAVPVHFTPSLVAAYARCDADQVPRRLAKAEGWLQKRPADADLLAALGMLCLNGQLWGQAERYLQRSLGFRNDSHTHALLGSLYDRLDRPADAVRHWRLATAASMALPVLAVDQALPAAETSADPLHLDAEGEYSAYPPESGPSSVTAMYSSETLPQAVPADYVLDPDARAADREHSAATDPEPAAVPPARSAVDIEDYFDSAPIPVAAFDVPVPTYGTQAPKAPAEAASRPDDDHSHSSPNKQG
- the sucC gene encoding ADP-forming succinate--CoA ligase subunit beta, coding for MKIHEYQGKELLKQFGVPVPRGIPAFSVDEAVAAAEKLGGPVWVVKAQIHAGGRGKGGGVKLARSLDDVRKLASEILGMQLVTHQTGPEGQKVNRLYIEDGADIQKEYYVSLVTDRATQKVAIIASSEGGMDIEEVAHSTPEKIITEYIDPLTGLQAEQAKKVAESIGLSGGSADQAADVFQKLYTCYMDTDASLVEINPLNCDSKGNIIALDAKFNFDSNALFRHPEIVAYRDLDEEDPAEIEASKFDLAYIQLDGNIGCLVNGAGLAMATMDTIKLFGGEPANFLDVGGGATAEKVTEAFKIMLKNKGVKAILVNIFGGIMRCDVIAEGVITACKAVNLNVPLVVRMKGTNEELGKKMLADSGLPIISADTMAEAATRVVAAVK
- a CDS encoding uroporphyrinogen-III synthase, coding for MSRIAILTRPDSRNEALARELRAAGWHVLELPALEIRPLPVQPAALPLPQDHDLVVFVSGNAARLYMTQLRDVAGQAAWPLATAAATVGPASARALRNLPGFGADTTVLCPPPEAPTHDSEALWAVLRARGPLPRRVLLVRGTQGRDWLAERLEAAGAQVFRHAVYQRQPAPWPAAAVRQLHDWAGQGAQPTWLLTSGEGLAAVQAQVRQLGLHDWWRACPCIVTHPALARRLQHDAGGDAPAPMVKVCLPVDEAILAAFVAA
- the sucD gene encoding succinate--CoA ligase subunit alpha, encoding MSILINKDTKVITQGITGKTGQFHTRMCREYANGKAAFVAGVHPKKAGEDFEGVPIFGSVQDAKDKTGATVSVIYVPPAGAAAAIWEAVEAELDLVICITEGIPVRDMLEVKNRMKAKNSKTLLLGPNCPGLITPDEIKIGIMPGHIHRKGRIGIVSRSGTLTYEAVAQVTELGLGQSSAVGIGGDPINGLKHVDVLKLFNDDPDTDAVIMIGEIGGPDEVNAAQWAKDNMKKPVVGFIAGVTAPPGKRMGHAGALISGGADTADAKLEVMEACGIRTTRNPSEMGKLLKSVL